Proteins from a genomic interval of Lolium perenne isolate Kyuss_39 chromosome 1, Kyuss_2.0, whole genome shotgun sequence:
- the LOC127327175 gene encoding auxin response factor 14 isoform X1 — translation MLPAATASRFNSLPLPRHAIHRATEARAFTWSGSGRSMGIDLNSNVEEDGTAVSAELWHACAGAGVALPRRGSRVVYLPQAHLAAGGGGGEAPVGAGHVPVPVPPHLVCRVVGVDLCADAATDEVYARLALVAEGEMFKQNYREGGAEEGAGEREDGDGEKKPRMPHMFCKTLTASDTSTHGGFSVPRRAAEDCFPPLFFDFVQDYNQVRPSQELVAKDLHGMQWRFRHIYRGQPRRHLLTTGWSSFVNKKKLVSGDAVLFLRGDDGELRLGVRRAVQLRNEALFKAVNNNDSKLHTLSAIASSLENRSIFHVCFDPRSGASEFIVPYWRFSKNLNHPFSIGMRFKVSNDSDDANERSTGLISGISEIDPIRWPGSKWRCLMVRWDDTRCNHQRRVSPWEIERVGGSISVPDYLPATSSKRTKLYYPQGNLDARVTDANGCLDSVETGNFHRVLQGQELLMSSRTQGVGRSQSPDATKFRTPDRRRFSANAWNCMSHGLASGRSQNTEFPYQSSGFGESVRFPEVLQGQEMSQAVPFYQGTPFDARGSFGYVQRSVAPSGLSSGTQGYALGQFTPSAAKVSSPSSVLMFNQAAVPQFELDGRTNYRGGYGSQCAPGHLELAKEIETWPSVQRQTPSEIGCRQSDTGNALAPVNIAESRSANGDIGRSSCRLFGFSLTDDKIQGAGEDGVKDGSSIEEAERADPRVLDLFGYTHRTPSALHALVAAPLGM, via the exons ATGTTGCCTGCCGCCACCGCTAGCCGCTTTAACTCCCTCCCTCTGCCCCGCCACGCCATCCACCGCGCAACCGAAGCGCGCGCATTTACGTGGTCTGGCTCTGGGAGATCGATGGGGATAGACCTGAACAGCAACGTGGAGGAGGACGGGACGGCGGTGAGCGCGGAGCTGTGGCACGCGTGCGCGGGCGCCGGGGTGGCGCTGCCGCGGCGGGGGAGCAGGGTCGTGTACCTGCCGCAGGCGCACCTCgcggcgggaggcggcggcggggaggcGCCGGTCGGGGCGGGGCACGTCCCCGTCCCCGTGCCGCCGCACCTCGTCTGCCGCGTCGTCGGCGTCGACCTATGC GCGGATGCGGCCACGGACGAGGTGTACGCGCGGCTCGCGCTGGTGGCGGAGGGCGAG ATGTTCAAGCAAAACTACCGTGAGGGTGGAGCAGAAGAGGGAGCCGGCGAGAGGGAGGACGGTGATGGCGAGAAGAAGCCCCGCATGCCGCATATGTTCTGCAAGACGCTCACTGCCTCTGATACGAGCACACATGGAGGTTTCTCCGTTCCTCGCCGGGCTGCGGAGGACTGCTTCCCGCCTTTG TTCTTCGATTTTGTGCAGGACTACAACCAGGTCCGGCCATCTCAAGAGCTCGTCGCCAAGGACTTGCATGGCATGCAATGGAGGTTCCGCCACATTTATAGAG GTCAACCTCGTAGGCATCTTCTAACAACTGGATGGAGTTCGTTTGTCAATAAGAAGAAACTAGTCTCGGGGGATGCAGTCTTATTTCTTCG AGGCGATGACGGTGAACTAAGATTGGGTGTAAGGAGAGCTGTTCAGCTTCGAAATGAAGCCCTTTTTAAAGCTGTCAACAACAATGATTCAAAGCTGCACACACTATCTGCTATTGCCAGCTCTTTGGAAAACAGAAGTATTTTCCATGTTTGTTTTGACCCAAG GAGTGGTGCATCAGAATTTATTGTGCCATATTGGAGATTCTCTAAGAACCTGAACCATCCGTTTTCCATTGGAATGAGATTTAAAGTTTCCAATGATAGTGATGATGCAAATGAGAG GTCCACTGGATTGATTTCAGGTATTAGTGAAATAGACCCCATAAGATGGCCTGGATCAAAATGGAGATGCCTGATG GTAAGATGGGATGATACTCGTTGCAACCACCAGCGCAGAGTTTCTCCATGGGAGATCGAAAGAGTTGGTGGTTCCATTTCAGTTCCTGATTATCTGCCAGCAACTAGTTCCAAGCGGACCAAACTGTACTATCCTCAAGGCAATTTGGATGCTCGAGTTACCG ATGCAAATGGTTGTCTGGACTCGGTGGAAACCGGAAATTTCCACAGGGTCTTGCAAGGTCAAGAATTGTTAATGAGTTCTAGGACTCAGGGTGTTGGACGCTCTCAGTCGCCTGATGCCACGAAATTTCGGACTCCGGATCGCAGGAGGTTCTCTGCTAATGCTTGGAACTGCATGTCGCATGGTTTAGCAAGCGGTCGCTCGCAGAACACGGAGTTTCCGTACCAATCCTCAGGCTTCGGTGAATCTGTCAGATTCCCAGAGGTCTTGCAAGGTCAAGAAATGTCTCAAGCAGTTCCCTTTTACCAAGGAACCCCTTTTGACGCCCGTGGCTCATTTGGTTATGTGCAACGATCAGTCGCACCCAGTGGACTGTCTTCTGGAACTCAAGGATATGCTCTTGGGCAGTTTACACCGTCAGCAGCCAAAGTATCTTCTCCATCTTCAGTTCTTATGTTCAACCAGGCGGCAGTTCCACAGTTTGAATTGGATGGCAGAACCAACTACAGAGGTGGGTATGGCAGTCAATGTGCCCCAGGCCACCTGGAGTTGGCAAAGGAAATAGAGACCTGGCCGAGTGTACAACGCCAAACGCCGAGCGAAATTGGATGCCGTCAATCCGACACTGGAAATGCCTTGGCCCCTGTGAACATCGCTGAATCAAGATCGGCTAATGGAGACATTGGGAGAAGCAGCTGCAGGTTGTTTGGTTTCTCCTTGACTGATGACAAGATACAGGGAGCAGGTGAAGATGGCGTGAAGGATGGAAGCTCAATTGAAGAAGCTGAGAGGGCCGACCCGCGTGTGCTCGACTTGTTTGGTTACACCCACCGTACTCCCAGTGCTCTGCATGCTCTCGTTGCTGCTCCCCTGGGGATGTGA
- the LOC127327176 gene encoding O-methyltransferase ZRP4, which yields MALNGHSIDQALLDAEHELWRTSFSYIKSMAIKSALDLRLADAIDHHGGAATLPQIVARVKVHPSKVPCLRRLMRVLTVSGVFSIQQQQNVVPSATTNGNGAATANGNGAVTTNGNGAATANGNGVATTNGNGTATANGTDAAAELLYALTPVSRLLVGSRNLVSMMSMILDPTFITPYLGMGAWFEHALPDPCIFRQQHGVALWKMAEKDPAFDALINDAMVSDSSFIMEIAIRECGEVFQGITSLMDVAGGLGAASQVISKAFPGMECTVMDLGHVVAKAPTGTAVKYVAGDMFESVPPADAVFIKWVLHDWGHDDCVKILKNCKKSIPSRENGGKVIIMDIVVGAGPSGVKHKELQVLFDLYMTIVDGIERDEQEWKKIFQEAGFSGYQILPVLGFRSIIEVYP from the exons ATGGCACTCAACGGCCATAGCATAGACCAGGCCTTGCTCGACGCCGAACACGAGCTATGGAGAACCTCCTTCTCCTACATCAAGTCCATGGCCATCAAGTCCGCGCTGGACCTCCGcctcgccgacgccatcgaccacCACGGCGGCGCCGCTACCCTCCCACAGATAGTCGCCAGGGTAAAGGTACACCCCTCCAAGGTCCCATGCCTGCGCCGCCTCATGCGCGTGCTCACCGTCTCTGGCGTCTTCAGCATCCAGCAGCAGCAGAACGTCGTCCCGTCCGCCACCACGAACGGCAACGGAGCTGCCACCGCGAACGGCAACGGCGCTGTAACCACGAATGGTAACGGCGCTGCCACGGCGAACGGCAACGGCGTTGCCACCACGAACGGCAACGGCACTGCCACGGCGAACGGCACTGACGCCGCCGCCGAGCTCCTGTATGCTCTCACGCCGGTGTCACGCCTCCTCGTCGGCTCGCGGAACCTGGTCTCGATGATGTCCATGATCCTCGACCCCACCTTCATCACCCCCTACCTCGGGATGGGCGCGTGGTTTGAGCACGCGCTGCCGGACCCGTGCATCTTTAGGCAGCAGCACGGCGTGGCGTTGTGGAAGATGGCTGAGAAGGACCCCGCTTTCGACGCGCTCATCAACGACGCGATGGTCTCCGACAGCAGCTTCATCATGGAGATCGCCATCAGGGAGTGCGGCGAGGTATTCCAGGGGATAACCTCCCTGATGGACGTTGCCGGTGGCCTCGGCGCGGCATCCCAGGTCATCTCCAAGGCGTTCCCGGGTATGGAATGCACCGTGATGGATCTCGGCCACGTTGTGGCCAAGGCGCCGACTGGCACCGCCGTAAAGTACGTCGCCGGAGATATGTTTGAGAGCGTTCCACCGGCAGACGCTGTCTTCATCAAG TGGGTTCTACATGACTGGGGTCACGATGATTGCGTCAAGATACTGAAGAACTGCAAGAAATCTATTCCATCGAGAGAGAACGGGGGAAAGGTAATAATCATGGACATAGTGGTTGGAGCCGGGCCGTCAGGTGTGAAGCACAAAGAGCTGCAGGTCCTGTTCGACCTGTACATGACAATTGTGGATGGCATTGAGCGAGATGAGCAagagtggaaaaagatcttccagGAAGCTGGGTTTAGTGGCTACCAGATTTTACCGGTTCTAGGCTTTAGGTCAATCATCGAGGTCTATCCGTAA
- the LOC127327175 gene encoding auxin response factor 14 isoform X2 has translation MLPAATASRFNSLPLPRHAIHRATEARAFTWSGSGRSMGIDLNSNVEEDGTAVSAELWHACAGAGVALPRRGSRVVYLPQAHLAAGGGGGEAPVGAGHVPVPVPPHLVCRVVGVDLCADAATDEVYARLALVAEGEMFKQNYREGGAEEGAGEREDGDGEKKPRMPHMFCKTLTASDTSTHGGFSVPRRAAEDCFPPLDYNQVRPSQELVAKDLHGMQWRFRHIYRGQPRRHLLTTGWSSFVNKKKLVSGDAVLFLRGDDGELRLGVRRAVQLRNEALFKAVNNNDSKLHTLSAIASSLENRSIFHVCFDPRSGASEFIVPYWRFSKNLNHPFSIGMRFKVSNDSDDANERSTGLISGISEIDPIRWPGSKWRCLMVRWDDTRCNHQRRVSPWEIERVGGSISVPDYLPATSSKRTKLYYPQGNLDARVTDANGCLDSVETGNFHRVLQGQELLMSSRTQGVGRSQSPDATKFRTPDRRRFSANAWNCMSHGLASGRSQNTEFPYQSSGFGESVRFPEVLQGQEMSQAVPFYQGTPFDARGSFGYVQRSVAPSGLSSGTQGYALGQFTPSAAKVSSPSSVLMFNQAAVPQFELDGRTNYRGGYGSQCAPGHLELAKEIETWPSVQRQTPSEIGCRQSDTGNALAPVNIAESRSANGDIGRSSCRLFGFSLTDDKIQGAGEDGVKDGSSIEEAERADPRVLDLFGYTHRTPSALHALVAAPLGM, from the exons ATGTTGCCTGCCGCCACCGCTAGCCGCTTTAACTCCCTCCCTCTGCCCCGCCACGCCATCCACCGCGCAACCGAAGCGCGCGCATTTACGTGGTCTGGCTCTGGGAGATCGATGGGGATAGACCTGAACAGCAACGTGGAGGAGGACGGGACGGCGGTGAGCGCGGAGCTGTGGCACGCGTGCGCGGGCGCCGGGGTGGCGCTGCCGCGGCGGGGGAGCAGGGTCGTGTACCTGCCGCAGGCGCACCTCgcggcgggaggcggcggcggggaggcGCCGGTCGGGGCGGGGCACGTCCCCGTCCCCGTGCCGCCGCACCTCGTCTGCCGCGTCGTCGGCGTCGACCTATGC GCGGATGCGGCCACGGACGAGGTGTACGCGCGGCTCGCGCTGGTGGCGGAGGGCGAG ATGTTCAAGCAAAACTACCGTGAGGGTGGAGCAGAAGAGGGAGCCGGCGAGAGGGAGGACGGTGATGGCGAGAAGAAGCCCCGCATGCCGCATATGTTCTGCAAGACGCTCACTGCCTCTGATACGAGCACACATGGAGGTTTCTCCGTTCCTCGCCGGGCTGCGGAGGACTGCTTCCCGCCTTTG GACTACAACCAGGTCCGGCCATCTCAAGAGCTCGTCGCCAAGGACTTGCATGGCATGCAATGGAGGTTCCGCCACATTTATAGAG GTCAACCTCGTAGGCATCTTCTAACAACTGGATGGAGTTCGTTTGTCAATAAGAAGAAACTAGTCTCGGGGGATGCAGTCTTATTTCTTCG AGGCGATGACGGTGAACTAAGATTGGGTGTAAGGAGAGCTGTTCAGCTTCGAAATGAAGCCCTTTTTAAAGCTGTCAACAACAATGATTCAAAGCTGCACACACTATCTGCTATTGCCAGCTCTTTGGAAAACAGAAGTATTTTCCATGTTTGTTTTGACCCAAG GAGTGGTGCATCAGAATTTATTGTGCCATATTGGAGATTCTCTAAGAACCTGAACCATCCGTTTTCCATTGGAATGAGATTTAAAGTTTCCAATGATAGTGATGATGCAAATGAGAG GTCCACTGGATTGATTTCAGGTATTAGTGAAATAGACCCCATAAGATGGCCTGGATCAAAATGGAGATGCCTGATG GTAAGATGGGATGATACTCGTTGCAACCACCAGCGCAGAGTTTCTCCATGGGAGATCGAAAGAGTTGGTGGTTCCATTTCAGTTCCTGATTATCTGCCAGCAACTAGTTCCAAGCGGACCAAACTGTACTATCCTCAAGGCAATTTGGATGCTCGAGTTACCG ATGCAAATGGTTGTCTGGACTCGGTGGAAACCGGAAATTTCCACAGGGTCTTGCAAGGTCAAGAATTGTTAATGAGTTCTAGGACTCAGGGTGTTGGACGCTCTCAGTCGCCTGATGCCACGAAATTTCGGACTCCGGATCGCAGGAGGTTCTCTGCTAATGCTTGGAACTGCATGTCGCATGGTTTAGCAAGCGGTCGCTCGCAGAACACGGAGTTTCCGTACCAATCCTCAGGCTTCGGTGAATCTGTCAGATTCCCAGAGGTCTTGCAAGGTCAAGAAATGTCTCAAGCAGTTCCCTTTTACCAAGGAACCCCTTTTGACGCCCGTGGCTCATTTGGTTATGTGCAACGATCAGTCGCACCCAGTGGACTGTCTTCTGGAACTCAAGGATATGCTCTTGGGCAGTTTACACCGTCAGCAGCCAAAGTATCTTCTCCATCTTCAGTTCTTATGTTCAACCAGGCGGCAGTTCCACAGTTTGAATTGGATGGCAGAACCAACTACAGAGGTGGGTATGGCAGTCAATGTGCCCCAGGCCACCTGGAGTTGGCAAAGGAAATAGAGACCTGGCCGAGTGTACAACGCCAAACGCCGAGCGAAATTGGATGCCGTCAATCCGACACTGGAAATGCCTTGGCCCCTGTGAACATCGCTGAATCAAGATCGGCTAATGGAGACATTGGGAGAAGCAGCTGCAGGTTGTTTGGTTTCTCCTTGACTGATGACAAGATACAGGGAGCAGGTGAAGATGGCGTGAAGGATGGAAGCTCAATTGAAGAAGCTGAGAGGGCCGACCCGCGTGTGCTCGACTTGTTTGGTTACACCCACCGTACTCCCAGTGCTCTGCATGCTCTCGTTGCTGCTCCCCTGGGGATGTGA